Proteins from one Acidobacteriota bacterium genomic window:
- the glmU gene encoding bifunctional UDP-N-acetylglucosamine diphosphorylase/glucosamine-1-phosphate N-acetyltransferase GlmU produces the protein MKSIPYFLVLSAGKGTRFKSSIPKVLHPILGKPMLEVLIEKILKLQPKKVYIIVGYKKEMIIERFSDPQIKYIIQDEQLGTAHAIMCCEDEIEFKDEDGIIINGDIPLIKISSLLEFYKYHLKNKNSLTLMSAILESPNEYGRIVRGSSGEIKKIVEAKDLTEEENKIKEINAGIYCFSYNKIFPYLKKISNVNKKKEYYLTDIIDILIKKGEKVGVWMNKNSDEILGINDREELSRATDILRLEKIRELQKNGTTIIDPNTSWIEWDVSIGKDSIVYPYTFIEGNTKIGRNSKIYSFTHISNSIIGDSVTVLTSSYIQNSNLKNGSTVGPFCRIRMNSQIEKGARVGNFVEVKNTKFGEGSKAMHLTYLGDSEIGKNVNIGAGTITCNFDGKKKNKTIIESDVFIGSGTELVAPVKIGKKSYVGAGSTITKNVPPFALAIAREKQKNKLNWVKKKIMKCAE, from the coding sequence ATGAAAAGCATTCCATATTTTTTAGTTCTTTCAGCAGGAAAAGGAACAAGATTTAAATCATCCATTCCCAAAGTGCTGCATCCCATACTGGGAAAGCCAATGTTAGAGGTATTGATAGAGAAAATATTAAAACTGCAACCAAAAAAGGTTTATATAATTGTTGGTTATAAAAAAGAAATGATAATCGAGAGGTTCTCAGATCCACAAATAAAATATATCATTCAGGATGAGCAACTGGGAACCGCTCATGCTATAATGTGTTGTGAAGACGAGATTGAATTTAAAGATGAAGATGGAATAATCATAAATGGGGATATCCCATTAATTAAAATTAGTTCTCTATTAGAATTTTATAAATATCATTTAAAAAATAAAAATTCACTCACCTTGATGAGTGCCATATTAGAATCCCCAAATGAATATGGAAGGATTGTAAGGGGTAGCTCCGGAGAGATAAAAAAAATAGTGGAAGCAAAAGATTTAACCGAAGAGGAAAACAAAATAAAAGAGATTAATGCTGGAATCTATTGTTTTTCCTACAATAAAATCTTCCCTTACTTAAAAAAAATATCCAATGTAAACAAAAAGAAAGAATACTATCTAACTGATATAATCGATATTTTAATAAAAAAGGGTGAAAAAGTTGGAGTGTGGATGAACAAAAATTCAGATGAAATACTGGGAATAAACGATCGTGAAGAACTTTCAAGAGCTACTGATATTCTGAGATTAGAAAAAATTAGAGAGCTACAAAAAAATGGAACCACAATAATCGACCCCAATACTTCATGGATAGAATGGGATGTCTCAATCGGAAAAGATTCAATCGTATACCCATATACATTTATTGAAGGGAATACTAAAATCGGCAGAAATTCCAAAATATATTCATTCACTCACATCAGCAATTCAATCATAGGTGATAGTGTAACAGTTTTAACTTCATCTTATATACAAAATTCTAATTTAAAAAATGGTTCTACAGTTGGTCCTTTCTGCAGGATAAGAATGAATTCTCAGATAGAAAAAGGGGCAAGGGTTGGAAATTTTGTAGAAGTAAAAAACACTAAATTCGGAGAAGGTTCCAAGGCAATGCATTTAACATATCTTGGGGATTCAGAAATCGGTAAAAATGTCAATATAGGAGCTGGTACAATAACTTGCAATTTTGACGGCAAGAAAAAAAATAAAACTATTATAGAATCAGACGTTTTCATCGGCTCAGGCACTGAATTGGTTGCTCCTGTAAAGATAGGGAAAAAATCCTATGTAGGAGCCGGATCTACCATTACAAAAAATGTTCCTCCTTTTGCTCTTGCAATAGCAAGAGAGAAACAGAAAAATAAACTCAACTGGGTCAAGAAAAAAATAATGAAATGTGCGGAATAA
- a CDS encoding CDC27 family protein — MKKKPFPKKGEEVLHLWEKAIKAFYQKEYEKAKMLFKEFNEKFFSEKEMVARSNSYISICDNFLGKKENTLKKYEDIFLYGVYKLNKGETKEAIKLFNRALEKMPKDPTCYYIMSLCYAKNSDYKNSIEFLKKATIRDDYFKALAINEPDFEPLHNLKEFQEITQL; from the coding sequence ATGAAAAAGAAGCCATTTCCTAAAAAAGGAGAGGAAGTGCTCCATCTCTGGGAAAAAGCCATTAAAGCTTTTTATCAAAAAGAATATGAAAAGGCGAAAATGCTTTTTAAAGAATTTAATGAGAAATTTTTCTCAGAAAAAGAGATGGTAGCAAGGTCCAATTCTTACATTTCCATATGCGATAATTTTTTAGGAAAAAAAGAAAATACTTTAAAAAAATACGAAGACATTTTTTTGTATGGAGTATACAAATTAAACAAAGGAGAAACAAAGGAAGCGATAAAATTATTCAACCGCGCGCTCGAGAAAATGCCAAAAGATCCAACTTGCTACTACATAATGAGTCTATGTTATGCTAAAAATTCTGATTATAAAAATTCTATAGAATTCCTTAAAAAAGCTACCATAAGAGATGATTACTTTAAAGCTCTTGCAATTAACGAACCAGACTTTGAACCTCTGCACAATTTAAAGGAATTTCAAGAAATTACACAACTATGA
- the lpxC gene encoding UDP-3-O-acyl-N-acetylglucosamine deacetylase: MFPYSGTLKESIELSGIGVHTGEKVNLKIQPSKLHRGITFKRKDHNGIEFKLDPRKAISNHSTIIVYNGFKIYTIEHLLASLKFLGIDNATIELDGNEIPIMDGSSYIFVKEIERVGIKFFPEKRQYLRIKSPFKIEENGRKIEVFPSDYLKIYYFISYSHPLIENQEKSIIVTKDSFATEIAPARTYGFLDHVDILEEKGIIKGASLENSIVLTKDGILNGPLRFKDEFVRHKILDFLGDLSILEFSILGCINIYKGGHSLHLKFINYILDNPDLSELIELSDGKNSLYNITRNI; encoded by the coding sequence ATGTTTCCATATTCAGGTACTTTAAAAGAAAGCATAGAATTGAGTGGCATTGGAGTTCATACTGGAGAAAAAGTTAATCTTAAAATTCAGCCATCTAAGCTCCATAGAGGAATCACTTTTAAACGAAAAGATCATAATGGAATTGAATTCAAATTGGACCCGAGAAAAGCTATATCCAATCATAGCACTATTATTGTTTATAATGGGTTCAAAATTTATACGATAGAACATCTTTTAGCTTCCCTAAAATTTCTTGGAATTGACAATGCTACAATCGAGCTAGATGGAAATGAAATCCCTATTATGGATGGAAGTTCCTATATTTTTGTAAAAGAAATTGAAAGGGTTGGAATCAAATTCTTCCCTGAAAAAAGACAATACTTAAGAATCAAATCCCCTTTCAAAATCGAGGAAAATGGAAGAAAGATTGAAGTCTTTCCCTCTGATTATTTAAAAATATACTACTTTATTTCTTACTCTCATCCATTAATTGAAAATCAAGAAAAATCTATTATAGTTACAAAAGATTCCTTTGCCACAGAAATTGCACCAGCTCGAACTTACGGTTTTTTAGATCACGTAGACATTCTTGAAGAGAAAGGGATAATAAAAGGTGCTTCATTAGAAAATTCAATAGTTCTCACAAAGGATGGGATTCTAAATGGTCCTCTAAGGTTTAAGGATGAATTTGTAAGACATAAGATTCTTGATTTTCTTGGTGATTTAAGCATCTTAGAATTCAGTATTCTTGGATGCATAAATATATACAAAGGAGGTCATTCCCTTCATTTAAAATTTATAAATTATATCTTAGACAATCCTGACCTATCTGAATTAATAGAACTTTCAGATGGGAAAAATTCCCTCTATAATATAACTCGAAATATTTGA
- the larB gene encoding nickel pincer cofactor biosynthesis protein LarB, translating into MFKNKVKKLLEELKEGRIDIEDAYEALQFLPYEDIEFAKIDFHREIRRGVPEVILGIGKTDDQIYKIAKKIMKNGGNLIITKLDEKMYKKIKKKIPYLKYNKLASIAYYDKNQVEKGKGKILILSAGTSDIPVAEEAYVTCKLMGNDVEKVYDVGVAGIHRLFDQIERMREARVIIVVAGMEGALPSVVAGFVHSPVIAVPTSQGYGANFGGISPLLTMLNNCSGGIAVVNINNGFGAGYFASLINHL; encoded by the coding sequence ATGTTTAAAAATAAGGTAAAAAAATTATTAGAAGAGTTAAAGGAAGGAAGGATTGATATTGAGGATGCCTATGAAGCTTTGCAATTTCTTCCTTATGAAGATATTGAATTTGCAAAAATAGATTTTCATAGAGAGATAAGAAGAGGAGTCCCTGAGGTTATCTTAGGAATCGGCAAAACTGATGATCAGATTTATAAAATAGCAAAAAAGATAATGAAGAATGGAGGCAATTTGATAATTACTAAATTGGATGAAAAAATGTATAAAAAAATAAAAAAGAAAATTCCTTATTTGAAATATAATAAATTGGCGTCAATTGCGTATTATGATAAGAATCAGGTTGAAAAAGGGAAGGGAAAAATTTTAATTCTCTCAGCTGGCACTTCAGATATTCCTGTTGCTGAAGAAGCCTATGTTACCTGTAAATTGATGGGAAACGATGTAGAAAAAGTATACGATGTGGGAGTAGCTGGAATACATAGACTTTTTGATCAGATTGAGAGGATGAGAGAAGCCAGGGTGATTATTGTAGTCGCGGGCATGGAAGGTGCTTTACCATCAGTGGTTGCAGGGTTTGTTCACTCTCCTGTAATCGCAGTACCTACAAGTCAAGGGTATGGAGCAAATTTTGGAGGTATATCTCCTTTATTGACAATGCTGAACAATTGTTCTGGCGGAATAGCAGTGGTAAATATTAACAATGGCTTTGGAGCTGGTTATTTCGCTTCCTTGATTAATCATTTATAA
- the ppdK gene encoding pyruvate, phosphate dikinase, which produces MKKYVYFFSDGKAEGNKEMKDILGGKGSGLAEMTNAGISVPPGFTISTEACTIFNKNGEKIPDSIKNEIYKNLKKLEKVTKKGFGDEKNPLLVSVRSGAKYSMPGMMDTILNLGLNDKTMKGLAQKTNNLKFALDCYRRFIHMFSNVVLGIDKRKFEDILNEIKNIEGIKYEFELSEKKFEELIEKYKILVKKEKNIEFPQDVYQQLEMAINAVFKSWNNPRAITYRKIYNISSDLGTAVNIQAMVFGNFGKRSGTGVGFTRNPSTGEKEFYGEFLENAQGEDVVAGIRTPRHISELKNLMPDVFKELEKITKTLEIHYRDMQDYEFTIQENKLYLLQTRSGKRTGLASVKIAVDIVEEGLIQKDEAIAMVDPPSLNQLLHPIFDPEEKKKYPSAAKGLAASPGAATGRTVFNADDAVTWNQKNEKVILVRLETSPDDIHGMSVSQGFLTARGGMTSHAAVVGRQMGKPAVVGCGELKINEDEKYFDLNGNRIKEGDWISIDGNTGEIFLSKIATKESEILQVLKGKLSKHESKIYQYFEKLLSWADEIRRLRVRANADTPDDARMAILFGAEGIGLCRTEHMFFGEDRLPYMQKMIMARTEKERKEILEKLLPFQREDFIRLFKEMKGLPVTIRTLDPPLHEFLPKREELMVKIATLKTKNPGVNTQELKELEEILERVEELHEFNPMLGHRGCRLGITFPEITEMQARAIFEAAAELIKEGEKISPEIMIPLVSSVKEIKDQKEIIKRVADEVMKKNKIKIEFMVGTMIEVPRSAITADEIAEEAEFFSFGTNDLTQTVFGISRDDSVKFARYYLREGIWDKDPFESLDRNGVGELMEIAVKKGKKVRENLKIGICGEHGGEPDSIEICHSIGLDYVSASPFRIPIARLASARAVLKEKGEIREN; this is translated from the coding sequence ATGAAAAAATACGTATATTTTTTCTCTGATGGCAAAGCTGAGGGTAATAAAGAGATGAAAGATATACTGGGAGGTAAGGGGTCTGGGTTAGCTGAAATGACCAATGCAGGTATCTCTGTTCCGCCTGGATTTACTATCTCTACTGAGGCATGTACAATTTTTAACAAAAATGGAGAAAAAATTCCTGATTCAATAAAAAATGAAATATACAAAAATTTAAAAAAATTGGAAAAAGTTACAAAAAAAGGATTTGGTGACGAAAAAAACCCTCTTCTTGTCTCTGTAAGGTCAGGAGCAAAATATTCAATGCCTGGAATGATGGATACAATCCTCAATCTTGGTTTAAACGATAAGACAATGAAAGGTCTCGCTCAAAAAACAAACAACCTTAAATTTGCCCTTGATTGTTACAGAAGATTTATTCACATGTTCTCCAATGTAGTCCTTGGTATTGATAAAAGAAAATTTGAAGATATTCTCAACGAGATCAAAAATATTGAAGGAATTAAATATGAATTCGAACTATCAGAAAAAAAATTTGAAGAATTAATTGAAAAATACAAGATTCTTGTAAAAAAAGAAAAAAATATCGAATTTCCTCAGGATGTTTACCAGCAGCTTGAGATGGCAATTAATGCTGTGTTTAAATCATGGAACAACCCTCGAGCAATAACCTATCGCAAGATATACAATATTTCTTCTGATCTTGGAACAGCAGTTAATATCCAAGCAATGGTCTTTGGAAATTTTGGAAAAAGATCAGGAACTGGGGTTGGCTTTACCCGAAATCCTTCAACGGGTGAGAAAGAATTTTATGGAGAGTTTCTTGAAAATGCTCAGGGAGAAGATGTTGTAGCAGGAATAAGAACACCAAGACATATATCAGAGCTAAAAAATTTAATGCCAGATGTTTTTAAAGAGCTTGAAAAAATCACAAAAACTCTCGAAATCCACTATAGGGATATGCAGGACTATGAGTTTACAATCCAGGAAAATAAATTGTATCTGCTCCAGACTCGAAGTGGAAAAAGAACAGGACTTGCATCTGTCAAAATTGCAGTTGATATAGTAGAGGAAGGACTAATTCAAAAAGATGAAGCAATTGCGATGGTTGACCCTCCTTCTCTGAATCAACTTCTTCATCCTATTTTTGACCCTGAAGAAAAGAAAAAATATCCTTCTGCGGCGAAAGGACTCGCTGCTTCTCCTGGCGCTGCAACTGGAAGGACGGTTTTTAATGCTGATGATGCTGTTACATGGAATCAAAAAAATGAAAAAGTTATCCTTGTTAGACTGGAAACATCCCCTGATGATATCCATGGTATGAGTGTATCCCAGGGATTTTTAACAGCAAGAGGAGGAATGACTTCCCATGCCGCAGTCGTAGGAAGGCAAATGGGGAAGCCTGCTGTTGTTGGATGCGGAGAATTAAAAATAAATGAAGATGAAAAATACTTTGATTTAAACGGAAATAGGATAAAAGAAGGAGACTGGATTTCAATAGATGGAAATACAGGAGAGATTTTTCTTAGTAAAATAGCCACCAAGGAATCTGAAATTCTCCAGGTTTTAAAGGGAAAATTAAGTAAACATGAATCTAAAATTTATCAATATTTTGAAAAACTATTGAGCTGGGCAGATGAGATAAGAAGACTTAGAGTAAGGGCAAATGCTGATACTCCAGATGATGCAAGGATGGCGATCTTATTCGGTGCTGAAGGAATCGGACTTTGCAGGACAGAGCATATGTTTTTCGGTGAGGATAGGCTTCCATACATGCAAAAGATGATAATGGCAAGAACTGAAAAAGAAAGAAAAGAGATACTTGAAAAATTACTTCCATTCCAGAGAGAAGATTTCATTAGACTTTTTAAAGAAATGAAAGGACTTCCGGTGACTATAAGAACATTAGATCCTCCGCTCCATGAATTTTTGCCAAAAAGAGAAGAATTAATGGTCAAAATCGCAACTCTAAAAACTAAAAATCCAGGAGTAAATACCCAAGAGTTAAAAGAATTAGAGGAAATTCTCGAAAGAGTTGAGGAACTTCATGAATTCAATCCAATGTTAGGACACAGGGGGTGCAGACTTGGAATTACCTTTCCAGAAATAACTGAAATGCAGGCAAGAGCTATCTTCGAAGCAGCCGCAGAACTAATTAAAGAGGGAGAAAAAATATCCCCAGAAATTATGATACCCCTTGTGAGTTCGGTAAAAGAAATAAAGGATCAAAAGGAAATAATCAAAAGAGTGGCAGATGAAGTAATGAAGAAAAATAAAATAAAAATAGAATTTATGGTGGGAACTATGATTGAGGTACCCAGATCAGCTATCACTGCAGATGAAATTGCAGAAGAAGCCGAATTTTTCTCATTTGGAACAAATGACTTAACTCAGACTGTTTTCGGAATTTCAAGAGATGACTCAGTAAAATTTGCAAGGTATTATTTGAGGGAGGGCATCTGGGATAAAGACCCTTTTGAATCCCTGGATAGAAATGGAGTTGGGGAGTTAATGGAAATTGCTGTAAAAAAAGGAAAAAAAGTAAGGGAGAATTTGAAAATAGGAATCTGTGGAGAACATGGAGGAGAACCTGATTCGATTGAAATCTGTCATTCTATTGGTCTGGATTATGTAAGTGCCTCTCCTTTCAGAATACCCATAGCTCGATTAGCTTCTGCAAGAGCAGTTTTAAAAGAAAAAGGAGAAATAAGGGAAAATTAG